One stretch of Bordetella avium DNA includes these proteins:
- a CDS encoding MFS transporter gives MKTPSIAPAQRLEAKRWLRPSAVIAIAQLLGTSLWFSANSAAPDLAISWQLTASDIGWLTSAVQAGFILGTLLLALFGLADRYPASRVFALNTVLGAVFNGLFALAANGLGDAIAYRFFVGLSLAGIYPLGMKLIVSWEPARTGMALAQLVAMLTLGTALPHLLRELGAGLPWQSVVLASSALALAGGLMIFKLGDGPFLPARGPRDAQTPAAAPARPHVLSAFKIKEFRAPAWGYFGHMWELYAFWTVVPDLVTRTDLASQLPVAGIPGLSFAIIALGALGCILGGLVSQRHGSAAVALGALCLSGLCATLFALFWHALPATALMALLIFWGACVVADSPQFSALSARSCPPEIVGSALAIQNSIGFAITVVSIALTTSFLERIGLDAVWILVPGPVIGLLGYVLTARAAQH, from the coding sequence ATGAAAACCCCATCGATTGCCCCTGCCCAGCGCCTGGAAGCAAAACGCTGGCTACGCCCTTCGGCCGTGATCGCCATCGCTCAGCTACTGGGCACCTCGCTGTGGTTCAGCGCAAACAGCGCGGCGCCCGACCTGGCCATCTCTTGGCAGCTCACCGCCTCGGACATCGGCTGGTTGACGAGCGCCGTCCAGGCGGGGTTCATTCTCGGCACACTGCTGCTCGCCTTATTCGGCCTTGCCGACCGCTATCCCGCGAGCCGCGTATTTGCCTTAAACACGGTTCTCGGGGCGGTCTTCAACGGGCTGTTCGCGCTCGCCGCCAATGGTCTTGGCGATGCGATCGCCTATCGATTCTTCGTGGGCCTTTCTCTTGCCGGGATCTACCCCCTCGGCATGAAGCTGATCGTAAGCTGGGAGCCCGCGCGCACGGGCATGGCGCTCGCCCAGCTCGTCGCCATGCTCACCCTGGGCACTGCCCTGCCCCACCTCCTGCGGGAGCTTGGAGCCGGCCTTCCATGGCAATCCGTCGTCCTGGCGTCTTCGGCCCTTGCCTTGGCAGGTGGGCTGATGATCTTCAAGCTAGGGGACGGCCCCTTTCTTCCCGCCCGAGGTCCGCGCGATGCGCAGACACCGGCCGCCGCGCCTGCCAGACCCCATGTGCTCTCCGCCTTCAAGATCAAGGAATTCCGCGCCCCGGCCTGGGGATACTTTGGCCATATGTGGGAGTTATACGCTTTCTGGACCGTGGTTCCCGATCTGGTGACCAGAACGGATCTGGCCTCCCAGCTGCCGGTCGCGGGGATTCCGGGGCTCTCCTTCGCAATCATTGCCCTAGGCGCGCTCGGCTGTATCCTGGGCGGGCTGGTCTCGCAGCGCCATGGAAGCGCTGCCGTCGCCCTCGGGGCCCTCTGCCTCTCTGGGCTGTGCGCCACCCTATTCGCGCTTTTCTGGCATGCCCTGCCCGCCACGGCCCTGATGGCGCTACTGATCTTCTGGGGGGCCTGTGTGGTGGCGGACTCGCCCCAATTCTCGGCGTTGTCGGCACGTAGTTGTCCACCCGAAATCGTGGGTTCGGCACTCGCCATTCAGAACTCGATCGGCTTCGCGATTACCGTCGTTTCCATCGCGCTAACCACGTCTTTCCTGGAGCGAATCGGCCTGGATGCCGTCTGGATTCTGGTGCCCGGCCCGGTGATCGGCTTGCTCGGCTATGTCCTGACAGCCCGGGCCGCCCAGCATTGA
- a CDS encoding LLM class flavin-dependent oxidoreductase produces the protein MPREIHFNAFDMNCVGHIQQGLWTHPRDQSTRHGELQYWVDYAKRLEAGLFDGIFFADVVGVYDVLGGNADAALRSAAQVPVNDPTLLIPAMAAVTQHLGFGVTSNLTYEQPFLFARRMSTLDHLTGGRVGWNIVTGYLDSAARAIGIDGQIAHDDRYDLADEYMSLVYKLWEGSWDDDAVLADRERGIYADPAKVRMIHHAGPQYKVDAMHLSAPSAQRTPVLYQAGSSSRGRKFAATHAECVFVNGQKKEGVKEIVGDIRAQAVQLGRRADDIKVFLGATLILGRSEAEAQEKFAEYRKYVSSEGALAHAAASLGIDFAKYDLDEPVDTGKSQAIVSNVEAMTRASGPQWTRRKLLEQMVLGSRQTPWVGSVDQIASQLISWSEEADVDGFNLSRTVVPECFDDVIELLIPQLQERGVYKTAYRDGCYRQKLFGQPRLPASHPAATYRNNGK, from the coding sequence ATGCCACGTGAAATCCACTTCAACGCCTTCGACATGAACTGCGTCGGCCACATCCAACAAGGCCTTTGGACGCACCCTCGGGATCAATCCACTCGGCATGGCGAACTGCAATACTGGGTAGATTACGCGAAACGGCTCGAGGCCGGTCTGTTTGACGGAATTTTTTTCGCCGACGTGGTCGGCGTGTACGACGTGCTCGGCGGCAACGCAGATGCGGCCCTGCGCAGCGCGGCGCAAGTGCCGGTTAATGATCCAACCCTGCTTATCCCCGCCATGGCGGCTGTGACCCAGCATCTGGGTTTTGGCGTCACCTCGAATTTGACCTACGAACAGCCTTTTCTGTTCGCCCGTCGCATGTCGACCCTGGACCACCTCACGGGCGGCCGCGTCGGCTGGAATATCGTGACCGGCTACCTCGACAGCGCCGCCCGCGCAATCGGCATTGATGGCCAGATCGCTCACGACGACCGCTACGACCTGGCGGACGAATACATGTCGCTGGTCTACAAGCTGTGGGAAGGCAGCTGGGATGACGACGCGGTGCTCGCCGATCGCGAACGCGGCATCTACGCCGACCCCGCCAAGGTTCGAATGATCCATCACGCCGGCCCCCAATACAAAGTGGACGCCATGCACCTTAGCGCGCCCTCCGCGCAGCGCACGCCGGTACTGTATCAGGCGGGGTCTTCCTCCCGCGGCCGCAAGTTCGCCGCCACGCACGCGGAATGCGTCTTCGTGAACGGCCAGAAAAAGGAGGGCGTCAAGGAAATCGTCGGCGACATCCGCGCCCAGGCCGTACAGCTCGGCCGCCGGGCCGATGACATCAAGGTCTTTCTTGGCGCCACCCTGATCCTAGGCCGCAGCGAGGCCGAGGCCCAGGAAAAATTCGCCGAGTACCGTAAATATGTCAGCAGCGAAGGCGCCCTCGCCCATGCGGCGGCGTCGCTGGGCATCGACTTTGCCAAATACGACCTTGATGAACCCGTAGACACCGGAAAAAGCCAAGCCATTGTGTCGAACGTGGAAGCAATGACACGCGCCAGCGGCCCACAATGGACGCGCCGCAAGCTGCTCGAGCAAATGGTCCTAGGCAGCAGGCAGACGCCCTGGGTCGGCTCGGTCGATCAAATTGCCTCGCAGCTTATCAGCTGGAGCGAAGAGGCCGACGTCGACGGCTTCAACCTGTCGCGCACCGTGGTTCCCGAATGCTTTGACGACGTCATCGAACTTCTCATTCCGCAATTGCAGGAGCGAGGCGTCTACAAAACCGCCTACCGTGACGGTTGCTATCGCCAAAAGCTGTTTGGCCAGCCCCGCCTGCCGGCCTCGCATCCCGCAGCCACCTATCGTAACAACGGCAAGTAA
- a CDS encoding M20 aminoacylase family protein, with translation MSIDTRAADVRPDPIEGLSALRRQLHARPELRFEEHLTADAIAQALESYGYAVERGIAETGIVATLPGKNPGRAIMLRADMDALPIQEANDFEHASRHQGRMHACGHDGHIVMLLGAARALKRLPQLPGTVHFVFQPGEEGGAGAKRMIDEGLFTRFPTDAVFGMHNWPALAVGSAGIRPGPIMAAGLRFRILVLGKGAHAAQPHLGRDPIPLACTLVLELQTLAARHKNPIEPAVISVCMLNAGHTDNVIPESVEIRGTARALSTDVLEMLQERMRNICKGLALAQNTSITLECFQFYPATVNTAAETQLCAKVLQDSFGIDKVDVNTPPNMTSEDFGFMLQEKPGAYVLIGNGAPDGQSPPLHHPHYDFNDSAIAHGVQYWVNLAQAYFRPVQGLKPSGESG, from the coding sequence ATGAGCATAGACACCCGCGCCGCCGACGTACGCCCAGACCCGATCGAGGGCCTCTCAGCGTTGCGCAGACAGCTTCATGCTAGACCGGAGCTGCGCTTCGAAGAGCACCTCACCGCGGACGCCATCGCCCAGGCATTGGAAAGCTATGGCTATGCTGTCGAGCGAGGCATTGCCGAGACCGGAATAGTGGCCACGCTGCCCGGCAAAAATCCTGGACGGGCCATCATGCTGCGAGCGGATATGGATGCGTTGCCTATCCAGGAAGCCAACGATTTCGAACATGCCTCGCGACACCAGGGACGCATGCACGCTTGCGGCCACGACGGCCACATCGTCATGCTGCTGGGGGCAGCCCGGGCGCTAAAACGCCTGCCTCAGTTACCCGGAACCGTGCATTTCGTGTTCCAGCCCGGCGAAGAGGGCGGCGCGGGCGCCAAGCGGATGATCGATGAAGGCTTGTTCACCCGCTTTCCGACGGATGCAGTTTTCGGCATGCATAACTGGCCCGCGCTAGCTGTAGGCAGCGCGGGTATCCGGCCCGGACCGATCATGGCTGCCGGCCTGCGGTTCCGCATCCTTGTCTTGGGCAAGGGGGCGCACGCGGCGCAGCCGCATTTGGGCCGAGACCCGATTCCGCTGGCCTGCACGCTCGTCCTGGAACTGCAAACGCTGGCGGCACGGCACAAGAATCCCATCGAACCCGCGGTGATTTCCGTGTGCATGCTCAACGCCGGGCACACCGACAATGTCATCCCCGAAAGCGTCGAGATACGCGGCACGGCGCGCGCGCTCTCCACCGATGTGCTGGAGATGCTGCAAGAGCGCATGCGCAATATCTGTAAGGGCCTGGCGCTGGCCCAGAACACCAGCATCACGCTGGAATGCTTTCAGTTCTATCCCGCCACCGTGAACACGGCCGCCGAGACGCAGCTTTGCGCGAAAGTGCTGCAAGACAGCTTTGGGATCGATAAGGTGGACGTGAACACGCCACCCAATATGACATCAGAAGACTTCGGCTTCATGCTCCAAGAGAAGCCCGGCGCATACGTTCTGATTGGCAATGGGGCGCCAGACGGGCAATCGCCCCCTCTTCACCACCCCCATTACGACTTCAACGATAGCGCCATCGCGCATGGCGTCCAGTACTGGGTCAATCTCGCACAGGCGTATTTCCGACCGGTGCAGGGCCTCAAACCATCGGGCGAATCGGGATGA
- a CDS encoding NAD-dependent succinate-semialdehyde dehydrogenase produces the protein MHAYPEIRMLIGGQWRRAAGDPVINPSDGTVIGSVPKASAQDLDDAIQAAAQGFRVWRKTAPALRADIMLRAIALLRERVEEIAHAISLEQGKTLAQSQAEVLRGCDLMTWDANEGKRLYGRVVPAEPGMRHTVIREPIGVIAAFTPWNFPMSSPARKVGGALAAGCSIILKAAEETPAGAVLLAEVFKDAGLPDGVLNLVFGDPAMISAHLIANPTVRGITFTGSTPVGKHLAGLAAQHMKPAILELGGHAPVVICEDADPEKAAIACIKGKLNNAGQVCVSPTRFFVHDAVYDAFVDAMQRHGSQIKTGNAMDAGNDIGPVVNRRRFDAIDALTKDALARGARLVCGGKPPAGAGCVYPFTVLADVPDDARAMKEEPFGPLILIVRVADIDEAIARSNALPYGLAGYAFTTSAANAYKLGDELEVGNLAINHLVSAVSETPFGGVKESGYGREGGTEGLECYTHVKSISHLMDWA, from the coding sequence ATGCACGCTTACCCAGAAATCCGCATGCTTATCGGCGGCCAGTGGCGCCGAGCCGCTGGCGACCCTGTCATCAATCCGTCTGACGGTACGGTCATCGGCTCGGTCCCCAAAGCCAGCGCTCAAGATCTCGACGATGCCATCCAGGCGGCCGCCCAAGGATTCCGCGTCTGGAGAAAGACCGCGCCCGCCCTGCGCGCCGACATCATGTTGCGGGCCATAGCCCTGCTACGCGAACGCGTGGAGGAAATCGCCCACGCCATTTCTCTCGAACAGGGCAAGACGCTGGCCCAGAGCCAGGCCGAAGTGCTCCGTGGCTGCGATCTGATGACATGGGACGCCAACGAAGGCAAGCGGCTCTACGGCCGCGTCGTCCCGGCCGAGCCCGGCATGCGCCACACGGTTATCCGAGAACCCATAGGGGTCATCGCGGCCTTCACGCCCTGGAACTTCCCGATGAGTTCCCCCGCCCGGAAGGTGGGCGGCGCATTGGCCGCAGGGTGCTCGATCATTTTGAAGGCGGCCGAGGAAACGCCGGCTGGCGCCGTGCTGCTCGCCGAAGTGTTCAAAGACGCCGGGCTGCCCGACGGCGTACTCAACCTCGTGTTCGGCGATCCGGCGATGATCTCGGCGCATCTCATCGCCAATCCCACGGTGCGCGGTATCACGTTCACCGGGTCGACGCCGGTGGGCAAGCATCTGGCAGGGCTCGCGGCGCAACACATGAAGCCGGCCATTCTGGAACTGGGCGGTCATGCGCCCGTAGTGATTTGCGAAGACGCAGACCCGGAAAAGGCGGCGATTGCCTGCATCAAGGGGAAGTTGAACAACGCGGGGCAGGTGTGCGTCTCGCCCACGCGCTTCTTCGTCCATGATGCGGTGTACGACGCTTTCGTCGATGCCATGCAGCGTCACGGCAGCCAGATCAAGACAGGCAATGCAATGGACGCAGGCAACGACATCGGGCCCGTCGTCAATCGCCGCCGCTTCGACGCCATCGACGCCCTCACGAAAGATGCGCTCGCACGCGGCGCGCGCCTGGTCTGCGGCGGCAAGCCGCCTGCGGGCGCGGGATGCGTCTACCCCTTCACCGTGCTTGCCGACGTGCCCGACGATGCCCGAGCCATGAAAGAAGAACCTTTCGGCCCCCTGATCCTCATCGTGCGCGTCGCAGACATCGACGAGGCCATCGCGCGATCGAATGCCCTGCCCTACGGGCTGGCCGGCTACGCCTTTACGACATCTGCGGCCAATGCCTACAAGCTGGGCGACGAACTCGAGGTGGGCAACCTGGCGATCAATCACCTGGTGTCTGCCGTGTCCGAAACGCCTTTCGGCGGCGTCAAGGAAAGCGGTTACGGCCGCGAAGGCGGCACAGAAGGCCTTGAGTGCTACACGCACGTCAAGAGCATCTCCCATTTGATGGATTGGGCATAA
- a CDS encoding DUF3311 domain-containing protein: MRAVHTLALAPVLMVLVGPFFLNRVTPFLLGMPFLLSWLTLSLVLTSIVMAIIYFSDQKAASTQEDGHTK, encoded by the coding sequence ATGCGAGCCGTCCACACCCTGGCCTTAGCGCCAGTCCTCATGGTCCTAGTCGGACCGTTCTTTCTCAATCGCGTCACCCCCTTCCTGCTCGGGATGCCGTTTCTGCTGTCTTGGCTGACCCTGTCCCTCGTCCTCACATCCATCGTGATGGCGATCATCTACTTCTCTGACCAAAAAGCGGCCTCCACCCAAGAGGACGGGCACACAAAATGA
- a CDS encoding 6,7-dimethyl-8-ribityllumazine synthase, whose translation MRNKTPTRRIAYIQSSWHADLLAHARLAFYDRMAHYGCASDGIVTYDVPGAFEIPLLAQRAARSGQYEAIVGAALVVDGGIYRHEFVAQAVIDGLMRVQLETNVPVFSMSLTPHHFHSHSDHQKFFSAHLKHKGKEVADACDGMLNALNRFERSPQTLDQAGPP comes from the coding sequence ATGCGGAACAAGACACCGACCAGGCGCATCGCCTACATTCAGTCCAGCTGGCATGCCGACCTGCTGGCCCATGCCAGGCTAGCTTTCTATGACAGGATGGCCCATTACGGCTGCGCATCGGATGGCATCGTTACCTACGACGTTCCCGGCGCCTTCGAAATCCCGCTATTGGCCCAGCGCGCCGCACGGTCCGGACAATACGAGGCCATCGTGGGCGCCGCCTTAGTCGTCGACGGGGGCATCTACCGGCACGAGTTCGTCGCGCAAGCCGTCATCGACGGACTGATGCGCGTGCAACTAGAAACGAATGTGCCGGTCTTTTCCATGTCGCTGACCCCCCATCACTTTCACTCCCATAGTGATCACCAGAAGTTCTTCTCCGCTCACCTGAAGCACAAGGGCAAAGAGGTCGCCGATGCCTGCGATGGCATGCTCAATGCGCTGAACCGCTTCGAGCGGTCTCCACAAACCCTCGACCAAGCCGGCCCGCCATGA
- a CDS encoding flavin reductase — MIDKLNYREAMSGLGTAVNVITSEGKAGLAGCTVSAVCSVTDEPPTLLVCINRASKNNAVIRENRNLCVNILAGDQSHIAMQFASKDVAMESRFAAATWDRLETGAPALVDGVAALDCEVTSANEVGTHTVFYCEIKAIRSAADREGLMYFGRDFHRLPRAARAA, encoded by the coding sequence ATGATTGATAAATTGAACTATCGAGAAGCCATGTCCGGCCTCGGCACAGCAGTCAATGTCATTACGAGTGAAGGTAAGGCGGGGCTCGCCGGTTGCACGGTTTCCGCTGTCTGCTCTGTCACGGATGAGCCTCCCACACTGCTCGTCTGCATCAACAGGGCAAGCAAGAACAACGCTGTGATCCGCGAGAACCGCAACCTCTGCGTGAATATCCTCGCTGGCGATCAAAGCCATATCGCCATGCAATTCGCCTCCAAGGATGTGGCCATGGAATCCCGTTTCGCCGCCGCGACCTGGGATCGACTCGAAACCGGCGCGCCAGCGCTCGTGGATGGCGTCGCTGCGCTGGACTGCGAAGTGACGTCCGCAAACGAGGTTGGAACACACACCGTTTTCTACTGCGAAATCAAGGCCATCCGCAGCGCCGCCGACCGCGAAGGCCTGATGTACTTCGGACGTGACTTCCACCGACTGCCGCGCGCTGCGCGAGCCGCCTAG
- a CDS encoding TetR/AcrR family transcriptional regulator, with product MTRREQTKRKIMEALEAQIRETGMKGVGVNVIAARAKVSKELIYRYFDSLPGLLMAWMLEQDYWTGRSDLLTAKESSYQTPAELILAMLRAQIEALGSNEALREIRLWELVERNDITAQLADRRERTARAFIDRVDGLTDEADVPAHVSVMLAGMIYLMLRSKTESHFLGVPLRSNEGWARIFSAVEAMVGTLPENLKTTPLCDLEGKRNIQEKSK from the coding sequence ATGACCCGTCGTGAGCAAACGAAAAGAAAAATCATGGAGGCGCTTGAAGCGCAGATCCGCGAGACAGGAATGAAAGGCGTCGGCGTCAACGTCATCGCTGCGCGCGCCAAAGTCAGCAAGGAATTGATCTATCGATATTTCGATAGCCTGCCCGGCTTGCTGATGGCCTGGATGCTCGAGCAGGATTACTGGACCGGGCGATCCGACCTCCTGACGGCGAAAGAATCGAGTTATCAAACACCTGCTGAACTCATCCTGGCCATGCTGCGTGCGCAAATCGAGGCATTGGGGAGTAACGAAGCACTCCGGGAAATACGGCTGTGGGAGCTAGTAGAGCGTAACGACATCACCGCTCAATTGGCTGACCGGCGCGAACGGACTGCCCGCGCCTTCATCGACAGGGTAGACGGGCTGACGGATGAGGCAGACGTTCCTGCTCACGTAAGCGTCATGTTGGCGGGCATGATCTACCTCATGCTGCGATCCAAGACGGAGAGCCACTTCCTGGGCGTTCCATTACGGAGCAATGAAGGCTGGGCGCGAATCTTCTCTGCAGTCGAGGCAATGGTAGGCACGCTGCCCGAAAACCTCAAGACCACGCCCCTCTGCGACCTCGAAGGAAAGCGGAACATTCAGGAGAAATCGAAGTGA
- a CDS encoding sodium:solute symporter family protein, which yields MNSALIFIALAVGIALFLGIRARRGKDMSLEQWTVGGRGFGAAIVFLLMAGEIYTTFVFLGGSGYAYGNGAGAYYLLGYGSLPFILSYFILPPVWRYAKERRLLSQPDFFAAKYKSNALGVLVAIVGFIALIPYLVLQLKGLGIIVSIASYSAISANQGVIIGAIVVASYVALSGVHESAWTSVIKDALVMFVAVFLGLYLPYHYYGGIENMFTAIEAAKPGFLALRDVGQSPTWMVSTVVLSTLGFYMWPHMFMAVYTAKGAGVLRKNAFVLPIYQLMLLFILFVGFSAILQVPGLKGGEIDLALFKISLQTFDPWFVGVIGAAGILTALVPGSMILMTSATLLANNVYRPMRPGVEDAHIARVAKWLAPAIMAVAVWFTLGGGDTIVALLLMAYAFVTQLFPVFLASLFKSNPVSKPAAFAGIIVGVSMVAYVSLTKQTVAGMFPFLPTALKDLNVGMIALFFNLVVLTVVSVLTRSLSAPARLSPNAS from the coding sequence ATGAACAGTGCACTAATCTTTATTGCCTTGGCGGTCGGCATCGCGCTCTTTCTCGGTATCCGGGCGAGACGCGGCAAGGACATGAGCCTGGAGCAGTGGACAGTCGGTGGCCGCGGTTTCGGCGCAGCTATCGTGTTCCTGCTGATGGCCGGAGAAATCTACACGACTTTCGTCTTCCTGGGCGGCAGCGGCTACGCCTACGGCAATGGCGCCGGCGCCTACTACCTCCTGGGCTACGGCAGCCTGCCCTTCATTCTTTCGTACTTCATCCTGCCGCCAGTATGGCGGTATGCCAAAGAGCGCCGGCTGCTGTCGCAGCCCGACTTTTTCGCTGCCAAGTACAAAAGCAATGCGCTGGGCGTGCTGGTGGCCATCGTCGGTTTCATCGCGCTCATCCCCTACCTGGTCTTGCAGCTCAAGGGGCTGGGCATCATCGTCAGCATCGCCTCCTACTCGGCCATCTCCGCCAACCAGGGCGTCATCATCGGCGCGATCGTGGTCGCCTCCTATGTCGCGCTGTCCGGGGTCCACGAATCGGCTTGGACGTCTGTGATCAAGGACGCCTTGGTGATGTTCGTGGCCGTCTTTCTCGGCCTCTACCTGCCGTATCACTACTACGGCGGCATCGAGAACATGTTCACCGCCATCGAGGCTGCCAAGCCCGGCTTTCTGGCGCTGCGTGACGTGGGCCAGAGCCCAACATGGATGGTGTCGACCGTAGTGCTGTCGACCCTCGGCTTCTATATGTGGCCGCACATGTTTATGGCGGTGTACACGGCAAAGGGCGCTGGCGTCTTGCGCAAGAACGCCTTCGTCCTGCCGATATACCAACTCATGCTGCTGTTCATCCTGTTCGTCGGCTTCTCCGCGATTCTGCAGGTTCCCGGTCTGAAGGGCGGCGAAATCGACCTGGCGCTCTTTAAGATCTCATTGCAGACCTTCGACCCCTGGTTTGTTGGTGTGATTGGCGCAGCAGGCATCCTCACCGCGCTGGTTCCCGGGTCCATGATCCTGATGACCTCCGCCACGCTGCTCGCAAACAACGTCTACCGCCCCATGCGGCCCGGCGTGGAAGATGCGCACATTGCCCGCGTCGCCAAATGGCTGGCGCCCGCCATCATGGCGGTGGCCGTCTGGTTCACGCTGGGCGGAGGAGACACGATCGTAGCGCTTCTACTCATGGCATATGCTTTCGTGACGCAGCTATTCCCTGTGTTCCTGGCCAGCCTGTTCAAGTCGAATCCGGTCTCTAAGCCCGCCGCCTTCGCCGGCATCATTGTGGGCGTCTCGATGGTGGCCTATGTCTCCCTCACCAAGCAAACCGTCGCGGGCATGTTCCCCTTCCTGCCGACTGCCCTGAAGGACTTGAACGTCGGCATGATCGCGCTGTTCTTCAACTTAGTCGTCCTGACCGTCGTCTCGGTCTTGACACGCAGTCTCTCCGCCCCAGCCCGACTTTCCCCCAACGCCTCCTAA
- a CDS encoding helix-turn-helix domain-containing protein → MNNPIPDPSIAIATRLRIEREARGWSLGELADRSGVSKAMISKIERCEASPTATILGKLSGAFGLQLSMLLALAERTGERLSKADAQSVWVDPETGYERRVVSPRNGTMLEMVQVTLPAGVRVDYPASAFVFQHQQIWVLEGALTFQEGEVTHVLERGDCLQLGLPAACAFHNATDAPCVYVVALVRR, encoded by the coding sequence ATGAACAACCCAATCCCTGATCCTTCCATCGCCATCGCCACGCGGCTGCGTATAGAGCGCGAGGCCCGAGGCTGGTCCTTGGGCGAACTTGCCGACAGGTCGGGCGTGTCTAAGGCAATGATCAGCAAGATCGAGCGCTGCGAAGCCAGTCCCACGGCTACCATTCTGGGCAAGCTTTCTGGCGCGTTCGGGCTGCAGTTGTCCATGCTTTTGGCACTGGCCGAGCGCACCGGCGAACGCCTAAGCAAGGCGGATGCGCAGTCGGTATGGGTGGACCCGGAAACCGGCTACGAGCGCCGTGTGGTGTCACCCCGTAACGGGACGATGCTCGAAATGGTGCAAGTGACCCTCCCCGCCGGCGTACGGGTCGACTACCCGGCCAGCGCCTTCGTGTTCCAGCATCAGCAGATCTGGGTTCTCGAAGGCGCGCTGACGTTCCAGGAGGGGGAGGTCACGCATGTCCTCGAACGCGGGGACTGTTTGCAGCTTGGCCTGCCGGCCGCCTGTGCATTTCATAATGCGACGGACGCGCCCTGCGTCTATGTGGTGGCGCTGGTTCGCCGCTAG
- a CDS encoding DCC1-like thiol-disulfide oxidoreductase family protein, protein MPANNFLLYDGDCPFCSNYVQWVQLRKAVGPVDILDIREHPALTADYLARGYDLDQGMLLHLNGQDYWGADCIHRLAMLSSGSNLFNRINAGIFRRPRLSAILYPLLRTGRNATLALLGRKKLRP, encoded by the coding sequence ATGCCTGCCAACAACTTCCTGCTCTATGACGGCGACTGCCCTTTCTGCTCAAACTATGTGCAGTGGGTGCAGCTACGCAAGGCCGTCGGGCCGGTAGACATACTCGATATACGGGAGCATCCGGCACTAACGGCCGACTACCTGGCGCGCGGCTACGACCTGGATCAGGGCATGTTGCTGCACCTAAACGGGCAGGACTACTGGGGAGCCGACTGCATCCACAGGCTGGCCATGCTCAGTTCCGGCAGCAATCTGTTTAACCGGATTAACGCAGGCATCTTTCGCCGCCCCAGGCTGTCCGCCATCCTCTACCCCCTCCTGCGAACAGGGCGCAATGCCACGCTGGCCCTGCTTGGACGAAAGAAGCTCCGCCCCTAA